One segment of Acidimicrobiales bacterium DNA contains the following:
- a CDS encoding AMP-binding protein: MYAADHARAHPDQPLLIMGSTGETVTYAEYEARANRLAQLFRAQGLRRGDHVAMFLENHPRYLELQGAAERTGLYYTLVNSYFSADEVAYVVDDCQARVFITSAGKRDVALAAAAQCPGVERFLMVGAGAGEAPPPFESYEEAVAAFPPEPVADEQLGAALLYSSGTTGRPKGILRPLPEDAPGTPLPVMQFVRVLFGMREGMVYLSPAPLYHSAPQASVSVTIRLGATAVIMEHFDPEQYLALVERHRVTHSQLVPTMFSRLLKLPEDVRTRYDVSSLEAVVHAAAPCPVPVKQAMIDWWGPIVLEYYGATEANGFTFCNSEEWLAHKGTVGRCVLGELLILDDDGKELPPGREGTVWFRGATNFEYFNDPAKTAESRDGAGTASTVGDVGRIDDDGFLYLTDRKTYMIISGGVNIYPQETENLLVTHPKVLDAAVIGVPNDDLGEEVKAVVQPAPEVEPGPDLERELMAFCREHLAHFKCPRSIDFTDELPRLPTGKLYKRLLRDRYWGGHSTRIV; this comes from the coding sequence ATGTACGCCGCCGACCACGCCCGCGCCCATCCCGATCAGCCCCTGTTGATCATGGGATCGACGGGGGAGACCGTGACCTATGCCGAGTACGAGGCGCGGGCCAACCGGCTGGCCCAGCTGTTCCGGGCCCAGGGCCTGCGGCGCGGGGACCACGTGGCGATGTTCCTGGAGAACCACCCCCGCTACCTCGAGCTCCAGGGCGCCGCCGAGCGGACCGGCCTGTACTACACGCTGGTCAACTCGTACTTCAGCGCCGACGAGGTGGCCTACGTCGTCGACGACTGTCAGGCCCGGGTGTTCATCACCTCGGCCGGCAAGCGGGACGTGGCGCTGGCCGCCGCCGCCCAGTGTCCGGGCGTCGAGCGGTTCCTCATGGTGGGCGCCGGCGCCGGTGAGGCCCCGCCCCCGTTCGAGTCCTACGAGGAGGCGGTGGCGGCCTTCCCCCCCGAGCCGGTCGCCGACGAGCAGCTCGGGGCGGCCCTCCTCTACTCCTCGGGGACGACCGGCCGGCCCAAGGGGATCCTCCGCCCCCTGCCCGAGGACGCGCCCGGCACGCCGCTGCCCGTGATGCAGTTCGTGCGCGTCCTGTTCGGGATGCGCGAGGGGATGGTGTATCTGTCCCCGGCCCCGCTCTACCACTCGGCGCCGCAGGCCAGCGTGTCGGTCACCATCCGGCTGGGCGCGACCGCCGTGATCATGGAGCACTTCGACCCCGAGCAGTACCTGGCGCTGGTCGAGCGCCACCGGGTGACCCACTCACAGCTCGTCCCGACGATGTTCTCGCGCCTGCTCAAGCTCCCCGAGGACGTACGCACGCGCTACGACGTGTCGTCGCTCGAGGCCGTCGTGCACGCCGCCGCCCCCTGCCCGGTGCCGGTGAAGCAGGCGATGATCGACTGGTGGGGCCCGATCGTCCTCGAGTACTACGGCGCCACCGAGGCCAACGGCTTCACCTTCTGCAACTCGGAGGAGTGGCTGGCCCACAAGGGGACGGTGGGGCGCTGCGTTCTCGGCGAGCTGCTGATCCTCGACGACGACGGCAAGGAGCTCCCGCCGGGCCGGGAGGGAACGGTCTGGTTCCGGGGCGCCACCAACTTCGAGTACTTCAACGATCCGGCCAAGACCGCCGAGTCGCGCGACGGCGCCGGGACCGCCAGCACCGTCGGGGACGTGGGCCGGATCGACGACGACGGGTTTCTCTACCTCACCGACCGCAAGACCTACATGATCATCTCGGGCGGGGTGAACATCTACCCGCAGGAGACCGAGAACCTCCTCGTCACCCACCCCAAGGTCCTCGACGCCGCCGTGATCGGCGTTCCCAACGACGACCTGGGCGAGGAGGTGAAGGCGGTGGTGCAGCCCGCCCCCGAGGTCGAGCCCGGCCCCGACCTGGAGCGGGAGCTGATGGCGTTCTGCCGGGAGCACCTGGCGCACTTCAAGTGCCCCCGCTCCATCGACTTCACCGACGAGTTGCCCCGCCTGCCGACCGGGAAGCTGTACAAGCGGCTCTTGCGTGACCGCTACTGGGGCGGCCACTCGACGCGGATCGTCTGA